A genomic stretch from Scomber scombrus chromosome 8, fScoSco1.1, whole genome shotgun sequence includes:
- the LOC133985294 gene encoding interferon-induced protein with tetratricopeptide repeats 1-like has product MSAAQSQSTLEDKLKSLQCHFTWDIDPGTTKLLLFRDKLEDIGNDDGNSWMGHNYNLQGYIQYQLGFTEDAQRFFSKATEAFRRARKVSDEGPWLVVNYGNLAWLHHHLGEEAESQTYLSKVETLLKEYPSPSQGELHPEIYAEKAWTLMKFGKDQKLLAADYFRRAIRMQPDMVEWHTSYMIASVKAYKYSDKPQEEDIMEKMRMTKEQDPENLYLAVLDLEQRAQEGERIEDEARELARKVLENPVSSYSGMKKLLWLYKNYLSVDEAIDLAEEALAKHPDQRYLKWCAALCYKWKIVSYNESRIKQSMIDRAISLHKEVISVYHHPSSLLKKIALANICAKSNHGQVEAEQIYQELLEMDLEPEEKQMVFHFYANYLNIKSHRSTEYHMKAAEIQHKSYFRENSVKVLKRIKDRNRNQMCREIEELLANLEVERS; this is encoded by the coding sequence TGCTGCTCAGAGTCAGTCAACACTGGAGGACAAACTGAAGTCCCTGCAGTGCCACTTCACCTGGGACATTGACCCTGGCACAACCAAACTTTTACTCTTCAGGGACAAACTGGAGGACATCGGCAATGATGATGGAAACAGCTGGATGGGTCACAATTACAACCTGCAGGGATACATTCAATACCAGCTGGGCTTCACTGAAGACGCCCAGCGTTTCTTCAGCAAAGCCACAGAGGCCTTCCGCCGGGCAAGAAAGGTCTCAGATGAAGGTCCCTGGTTGGTGGTGAACTACGGGAACCTGGCTTGGCTGCACCACCACCTGGGAGAAGAAGCAGAGAGTCAGACTTACCTGTCAAAGGTCGAAACCCTGCTGAAAGAATACCCATCTCCATCCCAGGGCGAGCTCCATCCAGAGATCTACGCTGAAAAAGCCTGGACCCTGATGAAGTTCGGCAAAGACCAAAAGCTGCTGGCTGCAGATTACTTCCGGAGAGCCATCAGGATGCAGCCGGACATGGTGGAATGGCACACCAGCTATATGATTGCGTCAGTGAAGGCTTATAAGTACAGTGACAAACCACAGGAGGAAGACATCATGGAGAAAATGAGAATGACCAAGGAACAGGATCCAGAGAATTTGTACCTTGCTGTTCTCGACCTTGAGCAGCGTGCTCAGGAAGGAGAAAGAATTGAAGATGAAGCACGTGAGTTAGCCAGAAAGGTTTTGGAGAATCCTGTCAGCAGCTACAGTGGAATGAAAAAGTTATTATGGCTTTACAAAAACTATTTATCTGTTGATGAAGCTATTGATTTGGCAGAGGAGGCTCTGGCAAAACATCCAGATCAACGCTACCTGAAGTGGTGTGCTGCTCTCTGCTACAAATGGAAGATAGTTTCTTACAATGAAAGCCGCATAAAGCAAAGCATGATAGACAGAGCGATCAGTCTCCATAAAGAAGTGATCTCAGTTtaccatcatccatcatcactTCTGAAGAAAATAGCCCTCGCAAATATATGTGCAAAGTCAAATCATGGCCAGGTCGAAGCTGAGCAGATTTACCAGGAGCTGCTAGAAATGGATCTGGAACCTGAAGAGAAACAGATGGTTTTCCATTTTTATGCAAATTACTTAAACATCAAGAGCCACAGGTCGACAGAATACCACATGAAGGCGGCAGAGATACAACACAAATCCTACTTTCGAGAGAACAGCGTCAAAGTGCTGAAGAGgattaaagacagaaacaggaaCCAAATGTGTAGAGAAATAGAGGAGCTACTGGCCAATCTGGAAGTTGAGAGATCCTAA